From Roseateles sp. SL47:
CGCGTCCCGCCCCTGGGACAAGGATCGTGACGGCTTTGTGCTGGGCGAGGGCGCTGGTGTGCTGGTGCTGGAAGAATACGAACACGCCAAGAAGCGTGGCGCCAAGATCTATGCGGAACTGGTGGGCTTCGGCATGAGCGCCGATGCTTATCACATGACCGCACCGGATGTGGACGGCCCGACCCGCTCCATGCGCAATGCCCTGCGCAATGCCGGTCTGAACCCCGACCAGATCCAATACATGAATGCCCACGGCACCTCCACGCCGCTGGGGGATGCCAACGAGACCAACGCCATCAAGCAGGCCTTTGGCGGCCATGCCAAGAACGGACTGGTGGTGTCGTCCACCAAGTCGATGACCGGCCACCTGCTGGGCGGCGCCGGCGGCATCGAATCGGTGTTCACCGTCAAGGCGATCCACGACCAAATCGCCCCGCCGACGATCAACATCTTCAACCAGGATCCCGCCTGCGACCTGGACTACTGCGCCAATGAAGCGCGCAAGATGCCTATCGAATACGCCGCGAAGAACAACTTCGGTTTTGGCGGTACCAACGGCACCCTGATCTTCAAGCGGGTGTAAGCAGGCCCTGCGCGGTGGCACCATGACCGCGCAGGCACGCACTGCATCTGCCGCCCCCTCGAAGGGCGCCCGACGCCGGGTCCATCGTCATGCGATGGCCCGGCGTTTTTCATGTCCGCCGGATCCGGTGTGGCGGCTGGTCCATGATCTGATCTGTGCCGTTGGGTTCGGCGCGGCAGGGTGGGCGGGGCTGATGCATTGGAGCGCGTTGGACGGCGCCGTGGTCCCCGGAGGCCGGGCGGCCTTGGGCGCAGCGGGTGTGGCGGCCATGATCGTGTGGCTGCTGGCGCGGCAATGGCAGATCCGGCGCGTGGCCCGCGCCGTGCGGGGCGGTGTCCAGGGCCTGCGCTGGGATCAGCAGCAGTGGTGGTGGCAACCTGCGGGTGCGTCGCTTGCCGGATCGGACGCGGCAGCCAAGGGTGTCGCCTCAGCTGTTGAGGTGCCGGTCCAGATGCCCGTGCAGGTTCAGGTTCAGGTGCTGCTCGATCTCGAACGCTGGATGTTGCTGCGGCTGGTGCCCTCCGGAAGTGGCTGGCGGTTCTGGCGGCATCGGCTGCTGCCGATGTCGCGGCGACAGCAGGGCGGCCACTGGTCGTTACTGCGGATTCACCTCTTCATGGCACGAACCTGAGCAATTCCGTGCATGATGTACCTTCTGTCCCACTGATCTGCTCCTGACGCGAGTCTTCATGTCCAACACGTTCCGTCATCTTGCCCTGGCGCTTGCAGGCGCCGCTGCGCTGCAGGCGCCTTTGCATGGGCTGGCCCAGCCGGCAGCTCCGGTGGCCACGCCGCCTGCTGCACCCGCTTCCGGTCCGGCCTTGCCGGCCGCACCCCTGCCGGACCTGGCGCGTGCGCTGCCGGACTTCAGTGTGCTGGTGGAGCTGGCAGGCCCGGCCGTGGTCAACATCCGGACCTCGGAAAAGATCAAGGTCAGCCCGAATGCCCAGCTGGATGAGCAGATGCGCGAATTCCTGCGCCGCTTTGGCATCCCGGTGCCGCAGCAGCGCAAGGGAGCGCCTGCACCGAATACGCCGGCCCCGGATGACGATGATGACGATGGCGATGACGATGCTTCTCCCCAGCGTCGCGGCCTGGGCTCCGGTTTTGTGATCGGCGCCGACGGTTATGTCATGACCAATGCCCATGTGGTGGACGAAGCCGATGAGGTGATGGTCACCCTCACCGACAAGCGCGAATTCAAGGCCAAGGTGGTGGGGCTGGATCGCCGCACCGACGTGGCCGTGCTCAAGATCGACGCCACCGGTCTGCCCATGCTGCGCATGGGGGATGTCGGCAAGCTGAAGGTGGGTGAGTGGGTGATGGCCATCGGCTCGCCCTTTGGTTTCGACAACACCGTGACCGCTGGCATCGTCAGCGCCAAGGCACGCGACACCGGGGACCTGCTTCCGCTCATCCAGACCGATGTGGCCATCAATCCCGGCAACTCCGGTGGCCCGCTGCTGAACCTGCGCGGCGAGGTGGTGGGCATCAACTCGCAGATCTACAGCCAGTCCGGCGGCTTCATGGGCATCTCCTTCGCGATCCCCATCGACGAAGCCATGCGTGTGGCCGATCAACTGCGCAGCAAGGGCCGGGTCACCCGCGGCATGCTGGGCGTTTATCCGGACGACCTGACCAAGGAAGTCGCAGAAGCGATCGGCCTGGGCAAGCCGCAAGGCGCGCTGGTCACCCGCATCACAGCCGGCGGCCCCGGTGAGAAGGCCGGCCTGGAACTGGGCGACGTCATCACCCGCTTCAACGGCAA
This genomic window contains:
- a CDS encoding DegQ family serine endoprotease, which codes for MSNTFRHLALALAGAAALQAPLHGLAQPAAPVATPPAAPASGPALPAAPLPDLARALPDFSVLVELAGPAVVNIRTSEKIKVSPNAQLDEQMREFLRRFGIPVPQQRKGAPAPNTPAPDDDDDDGDDDASPQRRGLGSGFVIGADGYVMTNAHVVDEADEVMVTLTDKREFKAKVVGLDRRTDVAVLKIDATGLPMLRMGDVGKLKVGEWVMAIGSPFGFDNTVTAGIVSAKARDTGDLLPLIQTDVAINPGNSGGPLLNLRGEVVGINSQIYSQSGGFMGISFAIPIDEAMRVADQLRSKGRVTRGMLGVYPDDLTKEVAEAIGLGKPQGALVTRITAGGPGEKAGLELGDVITRFNGKPVEKAVDLRRLAAATPPGTKVPMQVFRRGSYKDLHATLEALPDDRSAPTPEPEAPVQTGAQAWGLIVSELTDAQRKELKLSAGIKIDAVDGSAARAGLRPGDLILSVTNTEIKTLKQFQAVLAKVDKTKPLQMLVRRGDAVTFVVLKPGKG